A single genomic interval of Mycobacteriales bacterium harbors:
- a CDS encoding GNAT family N-acetyltransferase → MNRDIVRLDDRHRDAVWALSRLAFGGDPAAPTPAAHPGEVTYGIEDGTGGLLASASVRSLSQWWGGRMVPMGGVAGVAVHPDGRGRGMARRLLRSLLPQMLEAGQAVSVLFPTAVGLYRPLGWEVVGSLDHTLLPTALLRDAGDPVGVHVRTAGEDDVAAVQELYRWYGETSAGLLTREGQAGPSGVLSHDVVALAEDDDGVPLGYAAYDRGRGYGADAVVTVHEVVARSGEAGAALLRSLGSWDSVAPSVRWRGPTEELALELPGQVPPPQRVQPWMLRIVDAEAAIGARGFAPAATVDASFALVDPDVPGHDGAWRLVVADGRGELERTPRSVDLPLLHVRGLALLYAGAADTGLLLRTGLLDRPMPTLDAAFAGPRPRVLDYF, encoded by the coding sequence GTGAACCGCGACATCGTCCGGCTCGACGACCGGCACCGGGACGCCGTGTGGGCGCTCAGCCGGCTGGCCTTCGGGGGTGACCCCGCGGCGCCGACGCCGGCGGCTCACCCGGGTGAGGTCACCTACGGCATCGAGGACGGCACCGGCGGGCTGCTCGCCAGCGCCTCGGTCCGCTCCCTGTCCCAGTGGTGGGGCGGGCGGATGGTCCCGATGGGCGGGGTCGCCGGTGTCGCGGTGCACCCCGACGGCCGCGGCCGCGGCATGGCCCGCCGGCTCCTGCGCAGCCTGCTGCCGCAGATGCTCGAGGCCGGGCAGGCGGTCAGCGTGCTCTTCCCGACCGCTGTCGGGCTCTACCGGCCGCTCGGCTGGGAGGTCGTCGGCTCGCTCGACCACACGCTGCTGCCGACCGCGCTGCTGCGCGACGCGGGCGACCCGGTCGGGGTCCACGTGCGCACCGCCGGGGAGGACGACGTCGCCGCGGTGCAGGAGCTCTACCGCTGGTACGGCGAGACCTCCGCGGGGCTGCTCACCCGTGAGGGGCAGGCCGGTCCCTCCGGTGTGCTGTCGCACGACGTGGTCGCGCTCGCCGAGGACGACGACGGGGTGCCGCTGGGCTACGCCGCCTACGACCGCGGCAGGGGCTACGGCGCCGACGCGGTCGTCACCGTGCACGAGGTCGTGGCCCGCTCAGGTGAGGCTGGTGCCGCGCTGCTGCGCTCGCTCGGGTCGTGGGACTCGGTGGCCCCGTCGGTGCGCTGGCGCGGCCCGACCGAGGAGCTCGCCCTCGAGCTGCCCGGGCAGGTGCCGCCGCCGCAGCGGGTGCAGCCGTGGATGCTGCGCATCGTCGACGCGGAGGCCGCGATCGGGGCCCGCGGCTTCGCGCCCGCCGCCACCGTCGACGCGTCCTTCGCGCTGGTCGACCCCGACGTGCCGGGGCACGACGGGGCGTGGCGGCTCGTCGTCGCCGACGGCCGCGGGGAGCTCGAGCGGACGCCGCGCAGCGTCGACCTGCCGCTGCTGCACGTGCGCGGCCTCGCCCTGCTCTACGCCGGCGCGGCCGACACCGGCCTGCTGCTGCGCACGGGGCTGCTGGACCGGCCGATGCCGACGCTCGACGCGGCCTTCGCGGGGCCGCGGCCGCGGGTCCTCGACTACTTCTGA